The window AGGTGATCGTCACCTCGGTGGAGTGCTCGAAAGATCTGAAGTACGCCAAGGTCTATTACACGACGCTGCGCGAAGAAGGACGCGCCGAGATTGCCAAACTGCTCGAGAAAGTTTCTGGCTACGTGCGTTCGTCGCTCGGGCGCGTGCTGTCGTACCGTACCGTGCCGGAACTGACGTTCAGATTCGACGACAGCGAGGAGCTGGCGCGCGAGATGGACCGCGTGCTCGA of the Pyramidobacter piscolens W5455 genome contains:
- the rbfA gene encoding 30S ribosome-binding factor RbfA; its protein translation is MPRFRMGRINSQLQREISLILSREVRDEKLAEVIVTSVECSKDLKYAKVYYTTLREEGRAEIAKLLEKVSGYVRSSLGRVLSYRTVPELTFRFDDSEELAREMDRVLDRISAELPPEESEAAEDAPEESDD